AGGCAAGACCACAAAATCGGATAGATGGACAATATGAAGAGTGTTAGATGCAAGAAGGATGTGTGACAAAGGGTGGCTGTGCATTATAGATTGAATGATGAGCAGTGGTGAATGCATATGAAGTATCAAAACTTCAGAGAATAGTTCTGTatcacacaaacagacagcagTACAGGTGCAGTAGAGCTGAACAGTAATACTCATTAAGTAGTCTACTGATTGATGTCAATGTGCCATGGGAGTAATTTTGGTAACAATGTGCACAAGCTCATTTGCAATTTCATCATGGGTTGCACACTAGAGCAGAGAGTAAAATATATAACATAGGAATGGGATGGAGAGgtggaaaacacctttgaatAGGTCCTATATAAAAGTATTATAGAAGTTAGAGAACATCACAGGTCTGAAGGGAACAATAAGATAATGGGTAAAAGAGtatatgaaaggaagagaaatgagaatagtAGTGAGATGAAGAATCAGTGGAGGCAAGTAATAAGCATATCAAAGGATATGTGAGGGTGCCAGTGATGTTTTCAGTGGGCATATATTACAGATATACCCATGTCATTTCACATGTCTATTTGCAGATTATGCAAAATTATAAATGAAgatattaattaataaaaaagaaaacaaatgtatacacacacacacacacacacatacacacacacacacacacatatatatatatatatatatatatatatatatatatatatatatatatatatatatatatatatatatatatatatatatatatatatatatatatatatatatatatatatatatatatatatatattgtgtgtgtgtgtgtgtgtaaatagatAGGTGATCTTACCTGAAATCTTGCCAGTATGAAGCTGTTGggcttctgttttcttctgtcataatatatcttgattaaTGTTAAAATAAGAATCACCACAGTAACTAACATGATCCCCAGAAAAATCCATGCCATATTGCGCCAGAAGGATTCATTTGAAAGTATTCCAAACTCTGAGGCAAAGGTTGTTGCTAGGGAttctgtaaaagaaaagaaaaaaattatatatatatatatatatatatatatatatatatatatatatatatatatatatatatatatatatatatatatatatatatatatatatatatatatatatatatatatatatatatatatatatatatatatatatatatatatatatatatatatatatatatatatatatatatataattgaataaacaaataagtaaaagtaTTTAAACTTTAAcacttttatgaagaaaatatatttaacAATAAGTTTATTAAATTTGTCAGTAGTTGATGACAATGTAACAGAATTTACTAATGTATTCATGAATACCTTGGCCACAGTTTACAGTATATTCTATGGATATATTGGAAGTGAGAAGCTTCAACCGGAGTTTCGTAACACCAAATCTCTCAAGGTTGGTAGTGATGGCAGTTGGTTTTACAAAGATCTGGGAGTGTACAAAACCGCGAGATTTTCCCATGGCTTCGTGAGGAACAAGTgctaattgaagaaaatggtGGTAATGAAGACGAAGAAACAGCGTTGTCCAAGCTTGGGGTATAAGTATGGGGGGCCAAGGGACCTGtgagagaacaaaaatataagtgAAATAATAGAAGTGAATATCTGTTTATGGAACAATTATGGTTCCATGCAAATAGTCATTTTGTCCACAAGGAACATAGTTTCTGaattattgaagaaaaaaaaaatctgatgatGATAAAGCAGTGTTCAGTGAAATAAGCAGAATGtaagtacgagtatgtatgcaTATGTATATAATGTACTATAATTATCTAATAGGTGTTTCTAAACATCCCACCCAAGGAAATGGTTGTAACTGTGATCTCTATCCATGCCATCTCATTCTCCCCTCATCCTTTTTTCTCACAAACTCAAGCACGCTGCCCTCCCATTCACTGGAGCTCACCCTTTTGAGTCCACTGCCTCTGTCATACCCTTATGACTCAGTCATGTTGTAAATAACTAACCCCATTCACTCGCAATTTGCCGCTTCACGGGATTCTTTGGTGCTGTATCCAGTGCACATGTAATATTTATAAGATTTATATGCAAACGCTATGAAATCTTattttgttgaaaaaaaaaaatttcagtcCCTAGTCTTGTGTCACTATTGAAACATAGGTAATAGAGATATCAGCCTCCAATATGCAAATATCAATGACATCTTACCTTAAACACATTGTTGTGAGTTTTAGAATCCTTCAGTGTAACCTCCATGTCTCCCCACACAACTTTCATGTTTTCTATCATCCCCAGCTCATACAACTCTTGTTCATTATCGTCTTCTAGGGCTGCATGAAGAATAAGCCGCTTGACTGAATTTCGAAGTTTGAACCTCAGAGTGATGCCATTTCCGATAGTGAAAGATGGAGTAGAATTTCTTCTGTCAAGCAAACCACTAGATAGACATcctgaaaaaagaaacatttatatttttgctgAAGTACCTGTTTCTGATGTACGTATATTATTTGTTTGGTTTAAATTAAAATGATTATGTTGATACTAGTTCCTGGGTAGATATGCCGGAAGAATCTTTCACATAGAAAGAATATTATTCGTTTGAAATTAagcaaagacaaacaaaaaatgaagcaaagacaaacaaaaaatggaGTGAATATTCGCTCGgcaaaagaaaagacgaagaaaagctGCTGAAGACGAAGGCTTTGAAGATTTTTCTTTAACCTAATTGCAGTAATTTTGTTTCAAGATAGATAATTATACAAAGGAGTCATCAGATATAAGTTCAGTTAGGATAACGTTCTCTAAAAGAACATACAGAAGATAGGACACTTACATACCATTATTAATCGAGAGGCAAATTATAATTGTCTCTCATAGACTAACACATCTTACCCAAAATGCATCCATCTTATAACATTTCCTAAACTCAATTTTCGAGATGCCAATCCTCCTTCCATTCAGGAGTGCATCCCCCTCCCGTCCGAGAGCGTGTAAAATTACGTTTGGgggattatttttctttctttcctagaGCATGTAAACGTCCTCCGTAACTTCTAACTAGCCTTATCTTAACAAACTTCCTATCCCTTTACATATGTTTTATATGCTACGCCGCCTCTTTTATTCTGAAAAAATTCTCTTCCTGTGGACAATGCTATCAGTTTTGAACCGTTGCTGTAAATCTTATTTGGTTTGCT
This window of the Scylla paramamosain isolate STU-SP2022 chromosome 1, ASM3559412v1, whole genome shotgun sequence genome carries:
- the LOC135102693 gene encoding uncharacterized protein LOC135102693; this translates as MSLYFPQLERQNLYYGMVSTFHWWLFSWTLVSLASAKQGCLSSGLLDRRNSTPSFTIGNGITLRFKLRNSVKRLILHAALEDDNEQELYELGMIENMKVVWGDMEVTLKDSKTHNNVFKVPWPPILIPQAWTTLFLRLHYHHFLQLALVPHEAMGKSRGFVHSQIFVKPTAITTNLERFGVTKLRLKLLTSNISIEYTVNCGQESLATTFASEFGILSNESFWRNMAWIFLGIMLVTVVILILTLIKIYYDRRKQKPNSFILARFQSGGKESASPGPVMVSSTRGGKQKESGGMEDESGLQPPRVTVGVVSSRAPSPGHEVDETTMDYVNKAFSYDN